A DNA window from Pseudomonas sp. B21-056 contains the following coding sequences:
- a CDS encoding MFS transporter yields MDTMTENDYLIAWGLYAFAALGCLLVWMRMTRWMWRWLREPLRLLMAVLLFCPTIVDPVKDKFAPAVAIVALDILFKVGNNVWRAASDLLMYGMIAFGVYLIFALIRFPIERASSARKERAAAAKAAAAAADAEDDEPPFGVAGDDRYGRPPVPSNPQRSRIEPRL; encoded by the coding sequence ATGGACACCATGACCGAGAACGACTATCTGATCGCCTGGGGCCTCTACGCCTTCGCCGCACTGGGCTGCCTGCTGGTATGGATGCGCATGACCCGCTGGATGTGGCGCTGGTTGCGCGAGCCGCTGCGGTTGCTGATGGCGGTGTTGCTGTTCTGCCCCACCATTGTCGACCCGGTGAAGGACAAGTTTGCCCCGGCCGTGGCCATTGTTGCCCTGGACATCCTGTTCAAGGTCGGCAACAACGTCTGGCGGGCAGCGTCCGACCTGCTCATGTACGGCATGATTGCTTTCGGCGTCTACTTGATCTTCGCGTTGATCCGCTTCCCCATCGAGCGTGCCTCCAGCGCTCGCAAGGAAAGGGCTGCCGCCGCGAAAGCCGCTGCCGCCGCGGCTGATGCAGAGGATGACGAGCCGCCGTTCGGCGTGGCCGGTGATGACCGTTACGGTCGCCCGCCGGTGCCGAGCAATCCCCAGCGTTCGCGTATCGAGCCGCGTCTGTAA
- a CDS encoding class II glutamine amidotransferase, whose amino-acid sequence MCELLGMSANVPTDIVFSFTGLMQRGGKTGPHRDGWGIAFYEGRGLRLFQDPAASSESEVANLVQRYPIKSEVVIGHIRQANVGKVCLSNTHPFVRELWGRNWCFAHNGQLAGFQPGVSFYRPVGDTDSEAAFCDLLNRVRQAFPEPVEVELLLPSLIQACSEYRSKGVFNCLLSDGDWLFCYCSTKLAQITRRAPFGPARLKDVDVIVDFQAETTPNDVVTVIATEPLTENETWTRYEPGQWSLWRRGECVSHGRTE is encoded by the coding sequence ATGTGTGAGTTACTGGGCATGAGTGCCAATGTGCCGACCGACATCGTGTTCAGCTTCACCGGGCTGATGCAGCGCGGTGGCAAGACCGGGCCGCACCGGGATGGCTGGGGCATCGCGTTCTATGAAGGCCGCGGCCTGCGCCTGTTCCAGGACCCGGCGGCCAGCAGCGAGTCGGAAGTGGCGAATCTGGTGCAGCGTTACCCGATCAAGAGTGAAGTGGTGATCGGGCATATCCGCCAGGCCAACGTCGGCAAGGTCTGCCTGTCCAACACCCACCCGTTCGTGCGTGAATTGTGGGGACGGAACTGGTGTTTTGCCCATAACGGCCAGCTTGCCGGTTTCCAGCCGGGAGTGAGTTTCTACCGTCCGGTGGGCGATACCGACAGCGAAGCGGCGTTCTGCGACCTGCTCAACCGCGTGCGCCAGGCTTTTCCGGAGCCGGTGGAGGTGGAACTGCTGCTGCCCTCGCTGATCCAGGCCTGTTCCGAGTACCGCAGCAAGGGCGTGTTCAATTGCCTGCTCAGCGATGGCGACTGGCTGTTCTGCTATTGCTCGACCAAACTGGCCCAGATCACCCGTCGCGCGCCGTTTGGCCCGGCGCGGCTCAAGGATGTGGATGTGATTGTGGATTTCCAGGCCGAAACCACGCCCAACGACGTGGTCACGGTGATCGCCACCGAACCCTTGACCGAAAACGAAACCTGGACCCGCTACGAACCGGGCCAATGGAGCCTGTGGCGACGCGGCGAATGCGTCAGCCATGGCCGTACCGAATAA
- a CDS encoding DUF2937 family protein, whose protein sequence is MLLSYLRLVLFAIGLLVGVQVPGFISDYAKRVEAHLIEAQAGLQGFQGTANQFFKGDMQALVAHYRASEDPIFRSDADSLNTLLVRQQALDKQFQAMQGPWYIRLLQVALAADPDIRKETWNGYSYQILLTPEAMIWGISGAMLLSFGLECLFRLIDWVVLGGKRLRQSRPIEERDLRGL, encoded by the coding sequence ATGTTGCTCAGTTATCTACGGCTGGTGTTGTTTGCGATTGGCCTGCTGGTCGGGGTCCAGGTGCCGGGTTTCATCAGCGATTACGCCAAGCGCGTCGAAGCGCACTTGATCGAGGCCCAGGCCGGCCTGCAGGGGTTCCAGGGCACTGCCAACCAGTTTTTCAAAGGTGACATGCAGGCCCTGGTGGCCCATTACCGTGCCAGCGAGGACCCTATCTTTCGCAGCGATGCCGACAGCCTGAACACCCTGCTGGTGCGCCAGCAGGCGTTGGACAAGCAATTCCAGGCAATGCAAGGCCCCTGGTATATCCGTTTGCTGCAAGTGGCGCTGGCCGCCGATCCGGATATTCGCAAAGAAACCTGGAACGGCTACAGCTACCAGATCCTGCTGACCCCCGAAGCGATGATCTGGGGCATCAGCGGCGCCATGCTGCTGTCGTTCGGCCTGGAATGCCTGTTCCGCCTGATCGACTGGGTGGTACTGGGCGGCAAACGCCTGCGTCAGAGCCGGCCGATTGAAGAGCGCGATTTGCGCGGGCTTTGA
- a CDS encoding MFS transporter: MSAPDTLGVPQSQARSGPFDWYRNINQQERRTFWSCKIGYALDGMDTQMLSFVVPTLIAMWGITTGQAGLIHTSTLIASAIGGWVAGILSDRIGRVRTLQLTVLWFAFFTFLCGLAQSYEQLLIARTLMGFGFGGEWTAGAVLMGEVIRAKDRGKAVGMVQAGWALGWGMTAILYALLFSVLAPEDAWRALFMLGLVPAIFVIFVRRLVKDPDIYNQTKAREEPSNPAKFYEIFAPGILFTTIRASLLTTGALGGYYAITSWLPTFLKNERGLSVLSTGGYLAMVIVGSYVGYVISAYLTDILGRKKNFVLFAIGSFVIVLLYTQLPVSNNVMLWLGFPLGFFASGMFSGMGSFLTELFPTRIRGSGQGFCYNIGRALAALFPLLIGLLSQKVPLSVGIGAFAAVSYGVVILAALSLPETQGKQLDAE, from the coding sequence ATGAGTGCCCCTGACACACTCGGCGTCCCCCAATCCCAGGCCCGTTCCGGTCCGTTCGACTGGTATCGCAACATCAATCAGCAGGAACGCCGCACCTTCTGGAGCTGCAAGATCGGTTATGCCCTGGATGGCATGGACACGCAGATGCTCAGCTTCGTGGTGCCGACCCTGATCGCGATGTGGGGCATCACCACCGGCCAGGCGGGGCTGATCCACACCAGCACCCTGATCGCCTCGGCCATCGGCGGCTGGGTAGCCGGTATTCTCTCGGACCGCATCGGTCGGGTCCGCACCCTGCAACTGACAGTGCTGTGGTTCGCCTTCTTCACCTTCCTGTGTGGCCTGGCCCAGAGTTATGAACAACTGCTGATCGCTCGTACCCTGATGGGCTTCGGCTTCGGTGGCGAATGGACCGCCGGCGCGGTGCTGATGGGCGAGGTGATCCGCGCCAAGGACCGTGGCAAGGCGGTTGGCATGGTGCAAGCGGGTTGGGCGCTGGGCTGGGGCATGACGGCGATTCTGTATGCGCTGCTGTTTTCGGTGCTGGCACCGGAAGACGCCTGGCGCGCCCTGTTCATGCTTGGCCTGGTCCCGGCGATATTCGTGATTTTCGTCCGGCGCCTGGTCAAGGATCCGGACATCTATAACCAGACCAAGGCCCGCGAGGAACCGAGCAATCCGGCGAAGTTCTACGAGATTTTCGCCCCCGGCATTCTCTTCACCACGATTCGCGCCTCGTTGCTGACCACCGGTGCGTTGGGTGGCTACTACGCCATCACCTCATGGCTGCCGACCTTCCTGAAGAATGAACGTGGCTTGAGCGTGCTGAGTACCGGTGGCTACCTGGCGATGGTGATCGTCGGCTCCTATGTGGGTTATGTCATCAGCGCCTATTTGACCGATATCCTGGGCCGCAAGAAGAACTTCGTCCTGTTCGCCATCGGTTCGTTCGTCATCGTTCTGCTGTACACCCAACTGCCGGTGAGCAATAACGTGATGCTCTGGCTGGGCTTTCCCCTGGGGTTCTTCGCGTCGGGGATGTTCAGCGGCATGGGCTCGTTCCTCACCGAACTGTTTCCGACCCGCATCCGCGGTTCGGGCCAGGGTTTCTGCTACAACATCGGTCGGGCACTGGCGGCACTGTTCCCGCTGCTGATCGGCCTGCTGAGCCAGAAGGTGCCATTGAGTGTCGGCATCGGTGCATTCGCGGCAGTGTCCTACGGCGTGGTGATCCTGGCGGCCCTGAGCCTGCCGGAAACCCAGGGCAAACAGTTGGACGCCGAGTAA